A part of Cystobacter fuscus DSM 2262 genomic DNA contains:
- a CDS encoding non-ribosomal peptide synthetase — translation MPSTPSSALVTGTEYERLLSSLRLKSPWALEEPPGTASDEGVDGARMAARVRDSRVDHGPWWSALDVIDQQARLGAQRVAIADAAVEVTYARLRERTRALAGRLRTRGIGRGDVVAVVMDRGLAFIETALALWRIGAAYLPLAPAHPEAWRGDVIRRAGAVLVVGPSRASAVPGVPHLSLDEEPGASEPADEDSVDEAALSPEDLAYIICTSGSTGEPKLVMIEHGGVANLLHAQRDVLGELGPRTRVLQFAHPSFDAALFDILMALANGGRLELIDDSRLSGEPLADVLLTRRITHAVLPVSVLRTLRPGRFTDLELVISTGDVCLPETARQWSPFHRFVNGYGPTEVTVGSTLHTVVGDPDGERVPIGQPLSNYHVVLLDERLRPVADGAPGEICIGGSGVGRGYLGQPARTAEAFVPDPFSPVPGSRLYRSGDVGRRRADGTLEFLGRRDDQVKVRGARIELGQVESALVALPDVRDAVAVIEGKGERLLGYVLPVAAGGLSAEAMRAELRRRLPGYLVPDVIVRVDEWPLTTSGKVDRARLPRPRRPDGGYQPPRTPLEEALAGIAAELLRMERIGVWDDLFDLGGHSLFATQLAARVRSALGVHLELSAVLGAPTVAELAAHLEDRREGGGPGPRVAEPGTGIVPSHAQQRVWLMHKLNPDARAYHSQAVFRLVGALDLTALHASLTDIVRRHDVLRSRFPEVEGELRCELEPPWDVEVPLRDLSGADEAQQAHLVGEAVRDVFQTPFSLAEGRPFRWLLLRLGADEHVFVHVEHHIVHDGWSFNVFVRELIDGYTDHVRHGRVRRADPPVRYYDYARWQREWCGGAAATAQRRFWRQELEGAETVLQLPRRARPASKTFRGAAPRMEIDGELARRLQDLADRNKTSLFTTLLAAFFVLLHRYTGSPDILVGSGVANRRWQDSEKLLGMFVNTVVLRGRLHGNPTFEEFLGRVRRTSLAVYDNQELPYGMIFAESPARQNDGLHPLIQAMFSFHDAPLGPLGAAPLDVSVVEGLSNGSAKFELAVVAVPRYAAPGHISRLPGNVVHIPRSDAPVRASPRSSLQGIMLAWEFDRDLFEDFFITGMLSAYQRLLHAITDAPRTPVSELSLMDDAQRRALVSRGPRRDAPARGLPELVEHWAERMPDAPAVVSGDSPMSYRELTHRAGRLARHLRGLGIGRGDLVAVCVPHSAGLVVAQLGVLQSGAAFLPLEPNHPSSYRERILLDAGVRAVVTTAELADQVSGIPVVRLDDVSDAPGSPLPSGDARELAYVIYTSGSTGKPKGVMVEHGSVVARLHGSDLIDLAPGKRMLALASASFDVSVLEIWGPLVNGAAIHFLPPGWDVRGLGQCITGNAITHAFLTPAVFNQVVAETPEVLDHMDRVLVGGDIVSPDAFRALRSRGITRVTNAYGPTETTILASGQRLEDWHDVEGTSVPIGRALSNAQLVVLDAFSQVVPPGVVGEICIGGPIVAHGYLGMPGLTSERFVPNPLGSLPGERLYRSGDLGRWLPGGVIEFLGRRDDQVKIRGFRVELAEVRAGLAAHPGVLDAVALTDRVGDEPRLIGYVVAAPGAALSGQAIREDMARRVPGHLVPGVVMVVEAWPLTTSGKLDRSCLPTPHGSADAPFLAPRNETETRIAALVIELLKVDRIGVHDSLFALGMHSLQAMKLAARLSRMAGREVGLSTIFTRPTVAQLADVLSTLPPARSTIPRLPRA, via the coding sequence TTGCCTTCCACGCCCTCTTCCGCCCTGGTCACCGGAACAGAATACGAACGGTTGTTGTCGAGCCTCCGGTTGAAGAGCCCCTGGGCCCTCGAAGAGCCTCCCGGGACCGCTTCGGACGAAGGCGTGGATGGTGCGCGGATGGCCGCGCGCGTGCGCGACAGCAGGGTCGATCACGGACCGTGGTGGTCGGCACTGGACGTGATCGATCAACAAGCGCGACTGGGAGCCCAGCGCGTCGCGATCGCGGACGCGGCCGTCGAGGTGACCTACGCGCGGCTGCGTGAGCGCACCCGCGCCCTGGCCGGGCGCTTGCGCACCCGGGGGATCGGCCGTGGGGATGTGGTCGCGGTCGTCATGGACCGTGGACTGGCGTTCATCGAGACCGCGCTCGCTCTCTGGCGGATCGGTGCGGCCTATCTTCCGCTGGCTCCGGCGCACCCGGAGGCATGGCGCGGGGACGTCATCCGGAGGGCGGGCGCGGTGCTGGTGGTGGGTCCGTCGCGGGCCAGCGCCGTACCGGGTGTCCCCCACCTCTCGCTCGACGAAGAGCCCGGCGCCAGCGAGCCCGCGGACGAGGACTCCGTGGACGAGGCGGCGCTCTCCCCAGAGGATCTGGCGTACATCATCTGCACGTCCGGCTCGACCGGCGAGCCCAAGCTGGTGATGATCGAGCATGGGGGAGTCGCCAACCTGCTCCATGCCCAGCGTGACGTCCTGGGGGAGCTGGGGCCACGGACGAGGGTGTTGCAGTTCGCCCACCCGTCCTTCGACGCGGCCTTGTTCGACATCCTGATGGCCCTGGCCAACGGCGGCCGTCTGGAGCTCATCGACGACTCGCGACTCTCCGGGGAGCCGCTGGCCGACGTGCTGCTGACCCGCCGGATCACCCACGCGGTGCTGCCGGTGTCCGTGCTGCGCACGCTGCGGCCTGGCCGGTTCACCGACCTGGAGCTGGTGATCAGCACCGGGGACGTGTGTCTCCCGGAGACCGCCCGGCAATGGTCGCCGTTCCACCGCTTCGTCAATGGATACGGGCCGACGGAGGTGACCGTGGGAAGCACGCTGCACACCGTGGTGGGCGATCCGGACGGCGAGCGGGTGCCCATCGGCCAACCCCTCTCCAACTACCATGTCGTCCTCCTCGACGAGCGCCTGCGCCCGGTGGCCGACGGGGCCCCGGGGGAGATCTGCATCGGCGGGAGCGGGGTCGGGCGGGGGTATCTGGGGCAACCCGCCCGCACCGCCGAGGCATTTGTTCCCGATCCCTTCAGCCCGGTGCCGGGCAGCCGCCTGTACCGTAGCGGGGATGTTGGCAGGCGGCGGGCGGACGGCACGCTCGAGTTTCTCGGTCGGCGTGATGACCAGGTGAAGGTCCGCGGCGCGCGCATCGAGCTCGGCCAGGTCGAGTCCGCCCTGGTCGCGCTGCCGGACGTGCGCGACGCGGTGGCCGTCATCGAGGGGAAGGGTGAGCGGCTCCTGGGCTATGTGCTACCGGTCGCGGCGGGGGGGCTATCGGCCGAGGCGATGCGCGCCGAGCTGCGCCGCCGCCTGCCCGGCTATCTGGTGCCGGATGTGATCGTGCGGGTCGATGAATGGCCACTGACCACGAGCGGCAAGGTGGACCGGGCCCGGCTGCCCCGCCCACGACGGCCGGACGGGGGATACCAACCGCCGCGCACGCCCCTGGAAGAGGCCCTGGCGGGGATCGCGGCGGAGTTGCTCCGGATGGAGCGGATCGGGGTGTGGGACGATCTGTTCGACCTGGGCGGCCATTCCCTGTTCGCCACGCAGCTCGCCGCCCGGGTGCGGAGCGCGCTGGGGGTGCACCTCGAGCTGAGTGCCGTGCTCGGGGCTCCGACGGTCGCCGAACTCGCCGCACACCTCGAAGACCGGCGGGAAGGGGGGGGGCCGGGCCCGCGCGTGGCCGAACCTGGCACCGGTATCGTTCCGTCCCATGCCCAGCAGCGTGTGTGGTTGATGCACAAGCTCAACCCGGACGCGCGGGCCTACCACTCGCAGGCGGTGTTCCGGTTGGTGGGAGCCCTGGATCTCACCGCGTTGCACGCCAGCCTCACCGACATCGTGCGGCGCCACGACGTGCTGCGCTCGCGCTTCCCCGAGGTGGAGGGGGAACTGCGCTGTGAGCTGGAGCCGCCCTGGGACGTGGAGGTCCCGCTGCGCGATCTGAGTGGCGCGGACGAGGCCCAGCAGGCACACCTGGTCGGTGAGGCCGTGCGCGACGTGTTCCAGACGCCGTTCTCGCTCGCCGAGGGCAGGCCCTTCCGCTGGCTGCTGCTCCGGCTGGGCGCGGACGAACATGTCTTCGTGCATGTCGAGCACCACATCGTGCACGACGGCTGGTCCTTCAATGTCTTCGTCCGCGAGCTGATCGATGGCTACACCGACCACGTGCGCCACGGCCGGGTGCGGCGTGCGGACCCGCCGGTGCGGTACTACGACTACGCTCGGTGGCAGCGGGAGTGGTGTGGTGGCGCTGCCGCCACGGCGCAGCGCCGCTTCTGGCGCCAGGAATTGGAGGGCGCCGAGACCGTGCTCCAGCTCCCCCGCCGCGCCAGGCCCGCGTCGAAGACGTTCCGCGGAGCGGCGCCCCGGATGGAGATCGACGGAGAGCTCGCGCGCCGCCTTCAAGACCTGGCCGATCGGAACAAGACCTCGCTGTTCACCACGCTCCTCGCGGCGTTCTTCGTCCTGCTGCACAGGTACACCGGGTCACCCGACATCCTCGTTGGGTCCGGGGTCGCCAATCGGCGCTGGCAGGACTCCGAGAAGCTCCTGGGAATGTTCGTCAACACGGTCGTGCTGCGCGGCCGGCTTCACGGCAACCCCACGTTCGAGGAGTTCCTGGGGCGGGTCCGGCGGACCTCCCTGGCCGTCTATGACAACCAGGAGCTGCCGTACGGGATGATCTTCGCGGAGTCACCCGCGAGGCAAAACGACGGGCTCCACCCGCTGATCCAGGCCATGTTCAGCTTCCACGACGCACCGCTGGGCCCGCTCGGCGCCGCTCCGCTCGACGTCTCCGTCGTCGAGGGACTGAGCAATGGTTCGGCCAAGTTCGAGCTGGCCGTCGTCGCCGTCCCCCGTTATGCCGCGCCGGGGCATATCAGCCGGTTGCCCGGGAACGTCGTGCACATCCCCCGGTCCGATGCCCCCGTGCGTGCCAGCCCGCGCTCGTCCCTGCAAGGCATCATGCTCGCCTGGGAGTTCGACCGGGACCTCTTCGAGGACTTCTTCATCACCGGGATGCTGTCCGCGTACCAGCGGCTGTTGCACGCCATCACCGACGCTCCGCGCACCCCGGTGTCGGAGCTGTCCTTGATGGACGATGCGCAGCGGCGCGCGCTCGTCTCCAGGGGACCCAGGCGTGACGCACCGGCGCGAGGGTTGCCCGAGCTCGTCGAGCACTGGGCCGAACGCATGCCGGACGCCCCCGCGGTGGTGTCGGGTGACTCGCCGATGTCCTACCGCGAGCTCACGCATCGGGCGGGACGGCTGGCGCGTCATCTGCGTGGCCTCGGGATCGGTCGGGGGGACCTGGTGGCGGTGTGCGTCCCGCATTCGGCCGGGCTCGTCGTGGCCCAACTGGGTGTCCTCCAGTCGGGGGCGGCCTTCCTCCCGTTGGAGCCCAACCACCCTTCCTCCTACCGGGAGAGGATCCTCCTGGATGCCGGGGTACGGGCCGTGGTCACGACGGCGGAGCTGGCCGACCAGGTATCGGGTATCCCGGTCGTGCGGCTGGACGACGTCTCCGACGCGCCCGGGAGCCCGCTGCCCTCGGGAGATGCCCGCGAGCTCGCGTACGTCATCTACACGTCCGGTTCGACCGGCAAGCCCAAGGGCGTCATGGTCGAGCACGGCTCGGTCGTGGCCCGGCTTCACGGGTCGGACCTGATCGATCTGGCGCCGGGCAAGAGGATGCTCGCCCTGGCGTCGGCGTCCTTCGATGTGTCGGTGCTGGAGATCTGGGGACCGCTGGTGAACGGCGCGGCGATCCACTTCCTGCCACCCGGCTGGGACGTGCGAGGCCTGGGACAATGCATCACCGGCAACGCGATCACCCACGCCTTCCTCACACCCGCGGTGTTCAACCAGGTGGTGGCCGAGACCCCGGAGGTGCTCGACCACATGGACCGGGTCCTGGTCGGAGGCGACATCGTCTCCCCGGACGCGTTCCGCGCGCTGCGGAGCCGGGGCATCACGCGGGTGACGAACGCCTACGGCCCGACCGAGACCACCATTCTGGCCAGCGGACAGCGGCTCGAGGACTGGCACGACGTCGAGGGGACCAGTGTGCCGATTGGCCGAGCCCTGTCCAACGCCCAGCTCGTCGTGCTCGACGCGTTCTCGCAGGTGGTTCCGCCGGGTGTGGTCGGAGAGATCTGTATCGGCGGACCCATCGTCGCACATGGTTACCTGGGCATGCCGGGCCTCACGTCCGAACGGTTCGTGCCCAACCCGTTGGGCTCCCTCCCGGGCGAACGGCTGTACCGCAGCGGAGACCTGGGCCGGTGGCTCCCCGGCGGGGTGATCGAGTTCCTGGGTCGCCGCGATGACCAGGTGAAGATCCGGGGCTTCCGGGTGGAACTGGCCGAGGTGCGAGCTGGACTGGCCGCCCATCCCGGGGTGCTCGACGCCGTCGCCCTCACCGACCGGGTGGGGGACGAGCCGCGGCTCATCGGCTACGTCGTGGCCGCACCGGGGGCCGCACTGTCCGGTCAGGCGATACGCGAGGACATGGCACGCAGGGTGCCCGGACATCTCGTGCCTGGTGTCGTCATGGTCGTCGAGGCGTGGCCGTTGACCACCAGCGGCAAGCTCGACCGGTCCTGCCTGCCCACACCGCACGGGAGCGCGGACGCGCCTTTCCTGGCGCCGCGGAACGAAACGGAGACCCGGATCGCCGCGCTCGTCATCGAGTTGCTGAAGGTGGACCGGATTGGTGTCCATGACAGCCTGTTCGCGCTGGGCATGCATTCGTTGCAGGCCATGAAGCTCGCCGCGCGGCTGAGCAGGATGGCCGGTCGGGAGGTTGGACTCTCCACGATCTTCACCCGCCCGACCGTCGCGCAACTGGCCGACGTGCTCTCCACGTTGCCTCCCGCGCGGTCCACGATTCCCAGGTTGCCCCGCGCATGA
- a CDS encoding condensation domain-containing protein, whose amino-acid sequence MTTVFPMSFAQRRLCFLHGLDPTGFAHSSARCFQVTGPLDVTALRAAVDVLVARHEPLRTVFPLGASQHVTVLAAACGVVLGHQAGRERVLLGLAVANRELPEVERVLGFFVNTVALRIDLSGDPDFRELLGRVADATAAYAHQDLPFEQLVAELAPPRDPVRSPLVQVNFAHHPAGSMGVMALHGCAVREHLLDFATAKFELTLRVEESVDGASVVWAEFDERVFDTGFIDGLLSSYEEVLRTAALEVPVSRLLSARGATERVLTRIFADVLGVETVGPHDDFFRLGGHSLLLVDVAVRVRAELGRDIGLRDLYQTPTVVGAAARLERAGDTR is encoded by the coding sequence ATGACGACCGTGTTCCCGATGTCCTTCGCCCAGCGGCGGTTGTGCTTCCTGCATGGGCTCGATCCCACGGGATTCGCCCACAGCTCGGCCCGTTGCTTCCAGGTGACGGGTCCGCTGGACGTCACCGCCCTGCGCGCGGCCGTGGACGTGCTGGTGGCCCGGCACGAACCACTGCGGACCGTCTTTCCGCTCGGTGCGAGCCAACACGTCACGGTTCTGGCCGCCGCCTGCGGGGTCGTGCTCGGACACCAGGCGGGCAGGGAGCGGGTGTTGCTCGGCCTGGCCGTGGCCAACCGCGAGCTGCCAGAGGTCGAGCGCGTGCTGGGCTTCTTCGTCAACACCGTCGCGTTGCGGATCGATCTGAGCGGGGACCCGGACTTCCGCGAGCTGCTCGGGAGAGTGGCCGACGCCACCGCCGCCTATGCGCACCAGGATCTGCCTTTCGAGCAGCTCGTGGCCGAGCTCGCCCCCCCGAGAGACCCCGTCCGTTCGCCCCTCGTGCAGGTCAACTTCGCCCATCACCCGGCGGGATCCATGGGGGTGATGGCACTGCACGGCTGCGCGGTGCGCGAACACCTGCTGGACTTCGCCACCGCCAAGTTCGAGCTCACCCTGCGTGTCGAGGAGAGCGTGGACGGAGCGAGCGTCGTCTGGGCCGAGTTCGATGAGCGCGTCTTCGACACCGGATTCATCGACGGCCTGTTGTCCTCCTATGAGGAGGTCCTGCGCACCGCCGCTCTCGAGGTGCCGGTGTCCCGCCTGCTGTCCGCTCGAGGCGCGACGGAACGGGTCCTCACCCGGATCTTCGCCGACGTGCTCGGCGTCGAGACGGTAGGCCCGCACGATGACTTCTTCCGTCTTGGCGGCCATTCCCTGCTGTTGGTCGATGTGGCGGTCCGGGTTCGCGCCGAACTCGGTCGTGACATTGGATTGCGCGACCTGTACCAGACCCCCACGGTGGTTGGAGCCGCCGCTCGCCTCGAGCGAGCTGGAGACACACGATGA